From Pseudoramibacter sp.:
GTCAATGAACGGTGTCTATCCCGGCGATTCCCGTTACATTCTCGATCCCTTCGTCATCGAAGCCGGCGAATTGGAACTTTTCGATTTGTCCTCCCATCCTATTCACCGGGAATCTTTTGTCTTCGGTCAGGAAGGCACCGCGCCCCTGCACGGCTTTTTCATCACCGACGCCTGTATCGAATGCGGCACCTGCCAGAGGGGCTGCCCCCAAGGCTGCATAAAATCAGGCACCCCATTTAAGATTCAGCAGGATGCCTGTCTGCACTGTGGCCTCTGTTTTGAAAACTGCCCGGTTTCGTGCATCGTACGCCGCGGCGAAACAGCCGAATAGTCATCACTGATGTGAGAAAGGATCCCCCCTATGATCTCCAATTTATTTCAGCTCCTTATCAAACAGCGCAGTTTTTTTGTCAAACTCCTGCTCCAACATCTTCAGATTTCATTTCTGGCCATCGCAATCGCGATCGTCTTTGGCGGAACCGTGGGAATCCTGATCTCTGAATATCAAAAATCAGCGCGGCCAACTCTCGGCGTGATCAACTTCCTCTACACCATTCCATCGATCTCCATGCTCGGCTTTCTGATCCCTTTTTCTGGGGTCGGCAACACCACGGCGGTCATCGCCCTGACCATCTATGCCCTGCTGCCCATGGTCCGGGCCACCCACACGGGCTTAAGCCACATCGATCCGGCCATTCTCGAAGCGGCCAAGGGCATGGGCAGTACCCAGCGTCAAGTGCTTTTTAAGGTGAAGCTTCCCCTGGCCATGCCGGTGATTCTCTCTGGCATCCGCAACATGGTCACCATGACCATCGCCCTGGCTGGCATCGCGTCTTTCATCGGGGCTGGCGGCCTTGGGGTCGCAATCTACCGCGGCATCACCACCAACAACGCGGCCATGACCCTCGCCGGGAGTTTTCTCACCGCACTCCTCGCCCTCTTTGTCGATTTTTTCATCAGCCTATTGGAAAAACATCTCGGCCAGCATCATCATTCTCAGAAAAAGCCCTGGAAAAAAAGGCTGTTCATCGTCATCATCGCGGCGGTCATCGCCGCCATCGTCCTAGCTGTCCTGCCAAAACGGCAAAACGACACCATTCACATCGCCACAAAGCCCATGACCGAGCAATACATTCTCGGGGAAATGCTCGACATCCTCATCGAACATGACACGAACCTCAATGTCGACTTAACTCAGGGCGTCGGCGGCGGCACGTCAAATATCGAACCTGGCATAGTGCACGGCAAATTCGATCTCTATCCTGAATACACAGGCACTGGCTGGAATATGGTGCTCAAAAACAAGTCGGTCTACAGCGAAGACCAGTTCAAGACTTTGCAAAAAGCCTACAACAAGAAGGGGTTGACCTGGATCGGCATGTACGGCTTTAACAATACCTACGGCCTGGTGGTGAGAAAGCCTATCGCCGACCGCTA
This genomic window contains:
- a CDS encoding pyridoxamine 5'-phosphate oxidase family protein, coding for MKSQDCLNLLREMRNVAFATVDAQGHPRNRIIDVMFVEENHLYFCTARGKDFYQELITHPDVAITGLNSDWQTVRLTGKARRLTEDHDQWIDRIFKENPSMNGVYPGDSRYILDPFVIEAGELELFDLSSHPIHRESFVFGQEGTAPLHGFFITDACIECGTCQRGCPQGCIKSGTPFKIQQDACLHCGLCFENCPVSCIVRRGETAE
- a CDS encoding ABC transporter permease/substrate-binding protein, whose product is MISNLFQLLIKQRSFFVKLLLQHLQISFLAIAIAIVFGGTVGILISEYQKSARPTLGVINFLYTIPSISMLGFLIPFSGVGNTTAVIALTIYALLPMVRATHTGLSHIDPAILEAAKGMGSTQRQVLFKVKLPLAMPVILSGIRNMVTMTIALAGIASFIGAGGLGVAIYRGITTNNAAMTLAGSFLTALLALFVDFFISLLEKHLGQHHHSQKKPWKKRLFIVIIAAVIAAIVLAVLPKRQNDTIHIATKPMTEQYILGEMLDILIEHDTNLNVDLTQGVGGGTSNIEPGIVHGKFDLYPEYTGTGWNMVLKNKSVYSEDQFKTLQKAYNKKGLTWIGMYGFNNTYGLVVRKPIADRYHIKTYSDLRIHAQDLTFGAEYDFFERRDGYDALCKTYNMRFGKTMDMDIGLKYKALAENQIDVMVVFTTDGQLADANAVVLKDDKHFFPSYRCGNVVRTDVLDAHPELRGVLKKLSGQITDQDMVKMNNEVDVQKKEPRDVARAFLKSKGLL